The following are from one region of the Coffea eugenioides isolate CCC68of chromosome 2, Ceug_1.0, whole genome shotgun sequence genome:
- the LOC113761937 gene encoding pentatricopeptide repeat-containing protein At5g09450, mitochondrial, whose protein sequence is MAARSIFLTMARKLRRRTTAMRYFSTPSPSTSEVEVVACDQADEEKGSDSYSETTTNDDLKSRITRLRLPKRSATNVLHRWVSEGNRITISDLRQISKDLRKSQRYKHALEISEWMVAHDEFELSDSDYAVCIDLMTKVFGVDAAERYFEGLPPSAKTCETYTALLHSYAASKLTEKAEDLFDRIKESNLSLSALTYNELMTLYMSVGQLEKIPFIAEEMKRQKVAPDVFTYNLLVSSSAAGLNIDEARHILDEMRIQSGFSESWLRYVNLVKVYISSGHLVNCDFNSLVESEKGITQREWITYDFLIILYGGLGNKDKLDQIWKSLILTKQKMIGRNYACIISSYLILGHLKEVRDIIDQWKQSTTTDFDSTICNRILGGFVEVGLTERAATLHMLLTEKGCDNLMEL, encoded by the exons ATGGCCGCCCGCTCCATCTTCCTCACTATGGCTCG TAAACTAAGGCGGAGGACGACTGCGATGCGATATTTCTCTACTCCTTCTCCTTCTACAAGCGAAGTTGAAGTTGTAGCATGTGATCAAGCAGATGAGGAGAAGGGTTCTGATTCTTATTCAGAAACTACGACGAATGATGATTTGAAGAGTAGAATAACGAGGCTTAGGCTCCCCAAAAGAAGCGCCACCAATGTCCTCCATAGATGGGTTAGTGAGGGCAACAGGATTACCATCTCCGACCTCCGTCAAATCTCCAAAGACCTTCGTAAATCTCAGCGCTATAAGCACGCCCTCGAG ATATCTGAATGGATGGTTGCACATGACGAGTTTGAACTATCTGACTCTGACTATGCTGTCTGCATTGACTTGATGACCAAAGTCTTTGGCGTCGATGCTGCTGAGCGTTACTTTGAAGGTCTTCCTCCCTCTGCAAAAACTTGTGAGACATATACTGCTCTTCTTCACTCTTATGCCGCATCAAAACTCACAGAGAAGGCTGAGGACCTTTTTGACAGGATAAAGGAATCAAACCTTTCTCTGAGTGCACTCACTTACAATGAGTTGATGACACTATACATGTCAGTTGGGCAACTGGAGAAGATTCCCTTTATTGCAGAAGAAATGAAGCGACAGAAGGTTGCACCGGACGTATTTACTTATAATCTGTTAGTAAGTTCATCTGCTGCAGGCCTCAACATTGATGAGGCGAGACACATTCTTGATGAAATGAGGATTCAATCTGGTTTTAGTGAAAGTTGGTTGAGGTATGTGAACCTTGTAAAGGTTTACATTAGCTCAGGTCACCTTGTGAACTGTGATTTCAACTCTCTAGTCGAAAGCGAGAAGGGTATCACACAGAGAGAATGGATAACTTATGACTTCCTAATTATCCTGTATGGAGGCTTAGGAAACAAAGATAAACTTGATCAGATTTGGAAGTCTTTGATATTGACGAAGCAAAAAATGATTGGTCGAAACTATGCGTGCATAATTTCATcctatttgattcttgggcactTGAAAGAGGTGAGAGATATCATTGATCAGTGGAAGCAATCGACAACTACAGATTTTGATAGCACCATCTGCAACAGAATTCTTGGGGGTTTTGTGGAAGTTGGGTTGACTGAGAGAGCTGCTACTCTGCATATGCTTCTGACAGAAAAGGGGTGTGACAATTTGATGGAATTATAG
- the LOC113764203 gene encoding purine permease 3-like, which yields METDVPSSHVPEEKHKLNKTMKRTLIILNCIMLGLGNCGGPLIQRLYFLKGGKRIWFSCWLLTAGWPFLLFPLLISYAYRRSKEGPATKVWSVKPRLFLCCAFIGLLTGVDDYLAAYGVSRLPVSTSALIIATQLAFTAAFAFLLVKQKFTPFIINSIFLLSLGAVVLGFHSSTDRPAHDSNVQYYIGFFMTLGASALYGFVLPLMELTCKKAKQVITYSLVMEMQLVISFFATAFCTVGMLINHDFAGSLSLFSSTCLSVHNALIYLHRSRRI from the coding sequence ATGGAGACTGATGTTCCAAGCAGTCATGTACCAGAAGAAAAGCACAAACTAAACAAAACAATGAAGAGAACACTCATAATATTGAACTGCATAATGTTGGGGCTCGGCAACTGTGGTGGTCCTTTGATTCAGCGTCTCTACTTTCTTAAAGGAGGCAAGAGAATTTGGTTCTCATGCTGGTTACTAACTGCTGGTTGgccatttcttttgtttccacTCCTGATTTCTTATGCTTATCGTAGAAGCAAAGAAGGTCCTGCAACAAAAGTTTGGTCTGTCAAGCCTAGATTGTTCCTTTGTTGTGCCTTTATTGGCCTTTTAACAGGGGTGGATGATTATTTGGCTGCTTATGGCGTTTCGCGCCTTCCTGTCAGTACCTCTGCTCTTATAATTGCCACTCAATTGGCATTTACTGCCGCATTTGCCTTCCTCCTGGTTAAGCAAAAGTTTACACCTTTTATCATcaattcaatatttttattGTCTCTTGGTGCTGTAGTGCTTGGATTTCATTCTAGCACCGATCGTCCTGCTCATGATTCCAACGTGCAATACTACATTGGTTTCTTTATGACACTTGGAGCATCTGCGTTATACGGATTTGTTTTGCCGCTGATGGAGCTAACTTGCAAGAAAGCTAAGCAAGTCATCACTTATTCTCTGGTCATGGAGATGCAGTTGGTCATATCCTTCTTTGCAACTGCATTCTGCACTGTAGGAATGCTTATCAACCATGACTTCGcgggctctctctctctctttagcTCTACATGTTTATCTGTACATAATGCATTAATTTATCTACATAGATCAAGGCGTATTTAG